In the Bacillus sp. FJAT-42376 genome, CTCACCGTGGCCGAGGAGGTCGTATGTATACGTATTGTACGTGTGGCTGAAAAAATCGATTTGTTTTTTAAACGCCCTTTTGGAACCCGTCAAACCGTGAATAAAAACAATGTTTTCCTTCATAGGCCCTCCAGCTGAAGATAGATGATAGATTCAGAATAGCATAAAAAACCTCATCTTCGGGATGAGGTTTTAGTCCTTAGGTTCTTCCACTTTAAGATCATTATCTACAGCGTACGCTTCTAAATCTTTACGAAATGATTCCATTTTACTGTAATTTTCATTAATTAGGCTGCTGGCATTGTCGAACATTTCTTTGTTCTGCTGATCAATGGCGTCTGCCGCCATTGTATATCCCTCAATTTGCTGATTGACCGCATCGGTGTAGCGTTTATGCAGTTTCTGGAGCTCTTCATCGGTAATGTCGATTTCCTCTGCCTGTTCCGAAATTTTCGTGTAAGCCGGAATCACACTGTTCTTAATAACCTCTGCCATTTTCTGCTCATCATTTGTATTCGCGGCTTCTTCGTACTTCTTCATAGCGCTCGCTTCCATTTTTCCAAGCCTGGGAAGCTCCTCGTTGGCATAGGCCATAAGCTCGTCTTGAAGCGGGCTTGAGCATGCTGCCAGAAAAATCAGGGTAAAAAGCGATAAAACACCAGCTATTTTTTTCATTCATTCGTCCCCTTATCATCACTTTTTTTGTTCCCTGGTTCTTTTCCCCCTGAACCTAATACCCAAAACTTAAATTTACATAAATGGTAAAAATTAATGATCCTGCTGTTACTCGCGCAAGACTTTTTTAACGTGGACGGATCAAAAAGAGACTCACCCCAAGGCAAGTCTCGACTCCTGTTTATTTATTTGCAATGTGGACTTTAAGCTGTTTTCCTTTAATCGTCGTATGCTTCATCGCCTTCAGGACGAGCGGACCTTTTCCGTTTAAAATTTCCACGTAAGAAACATTCTCCTGAATGGTGATAATGCCAATGTCAGCTGCTGTTACGCCTTCAAGCTTGGCAATCGTTCCAACGAAGTCGACGGCACGGATTTTCTTTTTCTTCCCGCCGTTAAAGTAGAGCTTCATGATGCCCTTGTTCAGTGCCTCGCTCTTATCTTTTTTCAGCTCCGGCTCTTCTTCCATTTTCTCGTCAAATGCACGCTGTGCTTCTTTGACCTGCTCTCTTTCAGGGGGATCAAGCTGCTGGATCTCAAACCCGATGTATTCCTGTATGTCTGCAAGGAACCGGTCTTCGAACGGAGTGGCAAATGTTATCGCTTTTCCGGAACGCCCGGCACGGCCTGTACGGCCTGCCCGGTGTACGTAACTCTCCTTTTCAAGCGGCAAATCATAGTTGATGACGTGGGTGATGTTTTCAATATCAATTCCCCGTGCTGCTACATCCGTCGCAACGAGATAGCGGAATTCGCCTCTTTTAAACTCGTTCATTACCGCAAATCGGTCTTCCTGAACCATTCCGCCATGGATTTTATCCACGGTGTATCCAAGTCTGTCGAGGAGTTCGAAAAGCTCATCCACCTGATCCTTTGTCCGGCAGAAGATCATACAGCTGTCCGGATTTTCCGTTACCGTTACGTCTCTTAGCAGACGGAATTTTTGGTCTTCGTTCACGATATAGAGAGAGTGCTCAATTTGGCTTGCTGCCTGTTCAGGCGACGCAATTTCGATATCGAGCGGATTTTTCATATAGCGGTGGCACAGACTTTCTACATCCTTCGGAAGAGTGGCGGAAAAGAGCATCGTTGTTCGGTTTTCCGGCAATTCCTGAATGATGGCTTCGACCTGTTCAATGAAGCCCATGTTCAGCATTTCATCAGCTTCATCAATGACAAAATACTTGAGCTGATCGAGCTGAAGCGTGCCTTTTTGAATGTGGTCGAGTACCCTGCCCGGCGTGCCTACGACCATATGGCTTTTTTGCTTCAGCTCGGATTTTTGGCGGTCAAAAGGCGATTTGCCGTACACCGCTGTTGCTTTAATCCGTTTAAAGCGGCCGATGTTGGTGATGTCTTCCTTAACCTGGGCCGCAAGCTCCCGTGTCGGAGTCAGTATAAGCGCCTGTGGTTTATTTTCTTCCCAATCCACTAATTCACAAAGCGGAATGGCAAAGGCTGCTGTTTTCCCGCTGCCTGTCCGGGATTTAACAGCTATATCTTTCCCTTCAAGCGCCGGCGGAATGACGCCCGCCTGAACGCTTGTCGGCGTTTTATATCCAAGGCTGTCCAGTGCCCGTAAAATATCCTCGTTTAATGCAAAATCTTTGAAGCTGTTTGTACTCAAAAGTGTAAGCCCCTTTTCGTTATTTGTCCTTTGTCTATTATACGGTGCAGCGGTCTAATTTAACAGCTTCGCTAAATTGACGGAACGGCTCGTGTTTTTTATACTGAATGAATTGAAAGCGGGGGGCTAAAAGAAATGGATTTTACGATGAGGTTTTTATCCTTTTATGTGATACAGGCAGAGGATCAGGATTCAAAACGGTTTAAGCACTATCAAACTCTCGATCAGGAGGAGTTTGAAGCGAGTGCCTTGAAGGATTTTCTCGATGGCGAGCTGAAAAGAATCGTCAAGAGGAAGGCAGAAAAGCATCCGCCATCCGAACAGGTACCGACGAAAATCGGCTATTTCGCCGTGGAGCCGGGCTATGATCTCGATTCCAATCCGAACTACAACATGCTGCACCGGATTCGTTTTGCTGAGACAAAAGAGGCTTTCGATGAGGGCAGCGAGCAGCTTGTTCGCACCTATTTGGATACAAGTGCCGTCCGAGGGGGAGCATTTTTAGTCGCATCAGCCGTGCCAAGAAAATATTTTGATGACTCCTTTGTTTTCATTATGAAATGCGATTTCGAACCGAAAGTCGCTTCCATTGCAGATGAGAAAGCCTTAATTCAAAAGGTCGAGATGGCCATCACAACGAAAAACATGAAGTCCATTCAGTATCCATACATGCCCGAAGAAGGAATGACAGAGGAATCCGAGCTGAAAATCCATCAGGCATCGCATGCCCGGTACTTTGAAGACTTTTTGAAATATGTCGAGTACGGCGAATCGATGCCGGAAATTATGAAGACCCAAGTCATGACGATGGTACAGGAGCACGTGCTTGAAACATACGAAGAAAACAGCCAGGAACGGCAGCAGTTTGAGCACGATATGGAAATTTGGGAAGCAAGTGAGAAGCGGGAAATTCAGGAGCGGCTCGACACGCATCAGGTCATCGAAGCTGCCGCGCAAATTGTCGAGCATACACCGGAAGCCCAGCTGAAGATGAAGCTTGGGGAAACCGAAGTGAAAGGACTGCTCGCTGAATTTGGCGATTCCATTCATCTGGCGAAAATTAATGACCGCTATGTTCTGCTTGTTGAAGCAGAAACGATTTCGTTTGAGAAGGGATTTTCTCCGATCGAGTTTCATAAGCCTGAGGGGCTTCATGAGGTGATTGAGCGGATTGCGGGGAAGGTAAGATAAAAAAATATTCATGAACAAAATACACGAAGAGGAATTGGGTCATCCAATTCCTCTTTTAGTCCCCTTACTATCTTTCAGATCACAAAACCTGATTACTTAGCGCTTCATACCCCTTCGCCTGTTTCTCAATCCACCCATCTTTCTCAAGCTTTTTAAATGCTTTTTGAATATCCTTCTCTTCCCAGCTGCCAAGAAAACCATACAGCGGAGTGTGATTCAACCCCTGTTCCCTTATTTGGGAAGAGGTCCTGCCTTTAAGAAGCTGCGCAATCAGGTGAAGCGGTCTATCTTTAAGCGAATCATTCAGTTCATGCAAAATAGCCAGAACCTGTTCAAACGTCAGTGAGTTATTTTTCACTTGAATGCAGATGTCCTCCGGTTGAAAAGGCTCCACTTCCATCGCTTCTTTTAGCTTCCTGTGGAGACGTGCGGCCTTTTCTATCCCCTCATCCACCGAATGCTTACGAATCACTTTCATCATGGAAATGGATGGAAGCTGAAAGCCTGAAAGCCAGATTAAGTCGGAAGACGCTCTTTCCACTGGAACAATCGCTTGAGTCAGCTGTTCTGCAAAGTCCAGGAACGGATCCTTTACAATGTCAGGCTGCACTGGGTAGCGGGTCAATTCCTTTTTCATTTGTAAAATCTCGGCTAAACCGGAAAGCTCCTTTTTCCACTGGGCTATATTTTCTAAATCGTTCAGAAGCGGCTCGTTTTTTGAAGCAATCTCGTTAAACTGCCTCTCAATGGTAGCGATCCGTTTTACCGCTTTGTCCATATCCGGTTCTTCCTCAAGCTCCACTCTGGATTGTTCCACATGAAACATCCTTTTGGTTTTGCATATTTCACATGTTTGAGTGATCACTTTTTTTTGCGAATCGAATGTCAGCTCCTTTTCGTGGCTGCAGCGCTCTGGCAATTCCCGGTATGGTCTCATTACAATTTCTACCCGATGTCTCCAAAATGCCACATCCTCGGGCGGTGTCAGAAGCGAAAGAAGGGAGGAGCGGTTCATCTTCTCTACTGCTTGAATCACTTCTCGTTTTTCTCTTGCAAGCTGGACAAACGGGTGAAGCTCATAGCTATGTTCTATGATGGCTTCCCATTCACTCTTTCTTTTTAATGAAACGGCAGCGCAGAACAGATAATCTCTTACGACCCTTTGTATATGCTTAGCAAGGTCCGCTTTGTTCATCTCCGCAAATTCCTTCGTATAAAAGGATTCCTTTATTTGAGGGATTCCGTGCACAGCTGAAAAATCATTCCATAAAAAAGCTTCCGGTTTCATGAGATAAGGGTGGATTTGCTCCTGCCTGTTTGAAAAGACCGGGAAAAACGCCTCCTGTTCAAGATGGAGAAAGCGCTGAATGCTTTCCTTTTCTGTCATGGAGAGGCATAGTTCATCCAGGCATTCCTGAATCCGGTTCAGAAGAGCCCGTTCTGTTTTAT is a window encoding:
- a CDS encoding DEAD/DEAH box helicase, coding for MSTNSFKDFALNEDILRALDSLGYKTPTSVQAGVIPPALEGKDIAVKSRTGSGKTAAFAIPLCELVDWEENKPQALILTPTRELAAQVKEDITNIGRFKRIKATAVYGKSPFDRQKSELKQKSHMVVGTPGRVLDHIQKGTLQLDQLKYFVIDEADEMLNMGFIEQVEAIIQELPENRTTMLFSATLPKDVESLCHRYMKNPLDIEIASPEQAASQIEHSLYIVNEDQKFRLLRDVTVTENPDSCMIFCRTKDQVDELFELLDRLGYTVDKIHGGMVQEDRFAVMNEFKRGEFRYLVATDVAARGIDIENITHVINYDLPLEKESYVHRAGRTGRAGRSGKAITFATPFEDRFLADIQEYIGFEIQQLDPPEREQVKEAQRAFDEKMEEEPELKKDKSEALNKGIMKLYFNGGKKKKIRAVDFVGTIAKLEGVTAADIGIITIQENVSYVEILNGKGPLVLKAMKHTTIKGKQLKVHIANK
- a CDS encoding DUF3900 domain-containing protein, which produces MDFTMRFLSFYVIQAEDQDSKRFKHYQTLDQEEFEASALKDFLDGELKRIVKRKAEKHPPSEQVPTKIGYFAVEPGYDLDSNPNYNMLHRIRFAETKEAFDEGSEQLVRTYLDTSAVRGGAFLVASAVPRKYFDDSFVFIMKCDFEPKVASIADEKALIQKVEMAITTKNMKSIQYPYMPEEGMTEESELKIHQASHARYFEDFLKYVEYGESMPEIMKTQVMTMVQEHVLETYEENSQERQQFEHDMEIWEASEKREIQERLDTHQVIEAAAQIVEHTPEAQLKMKLGETEVKGLLAEFGDSIHLAKINDRYVLLVEAETISFEKGFSPIEFHKPEGLHEVIERIAGKVR
- a CDS encoding RQC-minor-2 family DNA-binding protein, whose translation is MSLQLHAQYFDPYPALAVLPLGKKNKEVRSAGHKTERALLNRIQECLDELCLSMTEKESIQRFLHLEQEAFFPVFSNRQEQIHPYLMKPEAFLWNDFSAVHGIPQIKESFYTKEFAEMNKADLAKHIQRVVRDYLFCAAVSLKRKSEWEAIIEHSYELHPFVQLAREKREVIQAVEKMNRSSLLSLLTPPEDVAFWRHRVEIVMRPYRELPERCSHEKELTFDSQKKVITQTCEICKTKRMFHVEQSRVELEEEPDMDKAVKRIATIERQFNEIASKNEPLLNDLENIAQWKKELSGLAEILQMKKELTRYPVQPDIVKDPFLDFAEQLTQAIVPVERASSDLIWLSGFQLPSISMMKVIRKHSVDEGIEKAARLHRKLKEAMEVEPFQPEDICIQVKNNSLTFEQVLAILHELNDSLKDRPLHLIAQLLKGRTSSQIREQGLNHTPLYGFLGSWEEKDIQKAFKKLEKDGWIEKQAKGYEALSNQVL